One Endozoicomonas gorgoniicola DNA window includes the following coding sequences:
- the malQ gene encoding 4-alpha-glucanotransferase has translation MSDHQLINQLAGLCGISSEYLDADGLPVTITPENKIPPLQAMGFDSGSKQSIKKAIEKKLKEKWQQTIPAVAVLHQDKPFAIDIRLSEKKLPEQFKITVTLEYGEVRIFRRELNDLTIIEKGKIGKDPKVCLSLPLPADLPLGYHQLEVAGIASTCSLIVAPETCYESEALIKGGKIWGSGIQLYSVRSKNNWGMGDYRDLNDMVSQLADNGADFVGLNPVHALYADNPLHCSPYSPSSRTYSNVLYINPEQVPEFSECEVARQRFSEKDFQSRLSEAQQQDYVDYETVASLKFEILEKLYDFFCKVHLKNNTDRAAAFIDYCNENGESLRQFATFDALFEHFRKQDPMNWGWPCWPQAYQTPDTKEVKAFVKKNEKRIRYFEFLQWLASEQFAVAQKTATDKGMMVGVYRDLAVGVDRGGADTWSNPSLYCLDASTGAPPDALGPQGQNWGLPPFNPMVLQEQKYEPFIRMIRNNMRDCGALRIDHAMGLFRLWWCPNGKSAAYGAYVHYPLQDLLGIIKLESRRLNCLVFGEDLGTVPKEIEEALPPARLYSSLNGIHLQEGDRYPMPDTYKPRAMANLTCHDTPPLKGWWEEKDLDVANSLGIFDDERTHKERIDREYTRKAVVNTLAMIGELPYGINPHAQNSPAFSRELMERFTYYLALASSQITNVQLEDCMMINTSVNVPGTSTEYPNWRRRLTENLDEFFANEDNRRFFHNISQCRKA, from the coding sequence TAATCAGCTCGCCGGGCTGTGCGGCATTTCCAGCGAATACCTGGATGCCGATGGATTACCGGTTACGATTACCCCTGAAAATAAAATCCCGCCTTTACAGGCTATGGGCTTTGATTCAGGCAGTAAGCAGTCCATTAAAAAAGCGATTGAAAAGAAACTCAAAGAGAAGTGGCAGCAAACGATTCCTGCTGTTGCCGTGTTGCATCAGGACAAGCCTTTTGCCATTGATATTCGCCTGTCTGAAAAAAAACTGCCTGAACAGTTTAAAATTACCGTTACCCTGGAATACGGCGAAGTTCGTATTTTCCGGCGTGAACTGAACGACCTCACGATTATTGAAAAAGGCAAAATCGGCAAAGACCCTAAGGTCTGCCTGTCACTGCCTCTGCCTGCTGACCTGCCTCTGGGTTATCACCAGCTGGAAGTTGCAGGTATCGCTTCAACCTGTTCTTTAATTGTGGCACCGGAAACCTGCTATGAATCGGAAGCCCTGATAAAGGGTGGAAAAATCTGGGGTTCTGGTATCCAGTTGTACTCTGTTCGCTCCAAAAACAACTGGGGCATGGGCGATTACCGGGACCTGAACGACATGGTCAGCCAGCTGGCCGATAACGGTGCTGACTTTGTAGGTCTGAACCCGGTGCATGCTCTGTACGCCGACAACCCACTGCACTGCTCACCTTATAGCCCATCCAGCCGTACTTACAGCAATGTGCTTTACATCAACCCTGAACAGGTGCCTGAGTTTAGCGAGTGTGAAGTGGCACGACAGCGTTTTTCTGAAAAAGATTTTCAGAGTCGTCTGTCCGAAGCACAACAGCAGGATTACGTTGATTACGAAACCGTTGCTTCCCTGAAGTTTGAAATACTGGAAAAGCTATACGACTTCTTCTGCAAGGTACATCTGAAAAACAATACAGATCGTGCTGCTGCATTCATCGATTACTGTAACGAGAACGGTGAAAGCCTGCGTCAGTTTGCGACATTTGACGCATTGTTTGAACACTTCCGCAAACAGGACCCGATGAACTGGGGCTGGCCTTGCTGGCCTCAGGCTTACCAGACGCCAGACACGAAAGAAGTGAAAGCGTTTGTGAAAAAGAATGAAAAGCGAATTCGTTACTTTGAATTCCTGCAATGGCTGGCCAGTGAACAGTTTGCTGTCGCCCAGAAAACCGCTACGGACAAAGGCATGATGGTAGGCGTCTACCGCGACCTGGCCGTCGGTGTTGATCGTGGTGGCGCGGATACCTGGAGCAATCCGAGCCTGTACTGTCTGGATGCCAGCACCGGTGCGCCACCCGATGCCCTTGGACCACAGGGTCAGAACTGGGGGCTACCGCCGTTTAACCCGATGGTTCTGCAAGAGCAGAAGTACGAGCCATTTATCCGCATGATCCGCAATAACATGCGCGACTGTGGCGCACTGCGCATTGACCATGCCATGGGGCTGTTCCGTCTATGGTGGTGCCCGAACGGCAAGAGCGCCGCTTATGGTGCTTATGTTCACTATCCTCTGCAGGACCTGCTGGGCATTATAAAACTGGAAAGCCGTCGTCTGAATTGTCTGGTCTTTGGTGAGGACCTGGGTACTGTTCCAAAGGAAATTGAAGAAGCCCTGCCACCGGCACGCCTGTATTCCAGTCTGAACGGTATTCACCTGCAGGAGGGTGATCGCTATCCAATGCCCGACACGTACAAACCCCGGGCCATGGCAAACCTGACCTGCCACGATACACCGCCATTGAAAGGGTGGTGGGAAGAGAAGGATCTTGACGTTGCGAACAGTCTGGGCATCTTTGATGATGAGCGTACCCACAAAGAACGCATCGACCGGGAATACACCCGTAAAGCCGTTGTGAACACGCTGGCAATGATCGGTGAGCTGCCTTATGGCATTAACCCTCATGCACAGAACAGTCCGGCTTTCAGTCGTGAGTTGATGGAGCGCTTTACCTACTATCTGGCACTGGCCAGCTCACAGATCACCAATGTGCAACTGGAAGACTGCATGATGATCAACACGTCCGTTAATGTCCCCGGCACCAGCACGGAGTACCCGAACTGGCGTCGTCGTTTAACGGAGAACCTTGACGAGTTTTTTGCTAACGAAGACAACCGTCGTTTCTTCCATAACATTTCCCAGTGTCGTAAGGCGTAA
- a CDS encoding TonB-dependent hemoglobin/transferrin/lactoferrin family receptor translates to MITGPVIADISESNSLDNDQVIVLPQVSVIASKVDASNVGKSTLTSEQIDRRQATTVQELLDDLPGTSLSGSPRVGGHTISIWGFGADVEDVQVRLDGAPKMFQKYRQGSLFIEPELLKAVEVNKGPHSALYGNGAFGGVINLETKDADDLLKPNQTVGAMVKYGFGTNNNMELYSGSVYAGGKDNPFDVVVNINKRRAGNMEDGEGNTFNYSGMNSKSGLIKLGYDFQNGHDINLTYILNKDGGTVPFAAKRGLFELRGDLRSKTVWRETDDETVVFKHHYISGDWFDTSFTLSMANTDQYDKRPENATKFKGANMGNKNWTDYKTWFAELKNVQTFNVMRVPNTLTYGVQFHKEERDVMMVNLSKEGRGEYNNGYYQPYYMPGGTQTFWSAFIQDEIVIDRLTITPSLRYDHITNKGVPNLAPQFNNPEAGHDYSKKSYAGFSPRLGLYYRLNQNTALFGDISHSFRAPVVDELYHVQSQRAGVSAVSRSLKPETINAIRVGFLKSFDGVVTSDDNLLVRTTLFHQEVKDNIHSRLGEYTKRDSTGSKLPKQDYYLNHKGYYVQGIEAELFYDAPRVFASLNFSIMDSEYKGTPRDPNGVDAPVNEVPPQEANMVLGYKWLEQDVRLGWRGKFVKNSGDTVIELDPDYHLYALYGRSKGYAVHGLFMEWEPKANHLNGLKAVVSVDNLFNKSYEPYLAARVPGMGRNVKATVSWKF, encoded by the coding sequence ATGATAACAGGTCCTGTTATTGCTGATATCAGTGAAAGCAATTCATTAGACAATGATCAGGTTATTGTACTTCCCCAGGTGTCGGTAATTGCCAGTAAGGTTGACGCTTCCAATGTGGGAAAGTCAACTCTGACAAGCGAACAGATTGATCGGAGGCAGGCCACTACAGTGCAGGAACTGCTGGATGATCTGCCAGGCACCAGTTTAAGTGGAAGCCCCAGGGTAGGCGGGCATACCATCAGCATATGGGGGTTTGGTGCCGATGTGGAGGATGTCCAGGTCAGGCTTGATGGTGCGCCTAAAATGTTTCAAAAATATCGGCAGGGCTCCCTCTTTATTGAGCCTGAGCTGTTAAAGGCCGTTGAGGTAAATAAAGGACCTCACTCTGCTCTATATGGTAATGGTGCTTTTGGTGGCGTAATCAATCTGGAAACCAAAGACGCAGATGATCTGCTGAAGCCGAATCAAACCGTGGGCGCGATGGTTAAATATGGCTTTGGTACAAATAATAATATGGAACTTTACTCTGGCAGTGTGTATGCCGGGGGCAAGGACAACCCTTTTGATGTGGTGGTTAATATCAATAAACGCCGTGCCGGTAATATGGAAGACGGTGAGGGCAATACCTTTAATTATTCAGGCATGAATTCAAAGTCTGGATTGATTAAATTGGGGTACGATTTTCAGAATGGTCATGATATTAACCTGACTTATATCCTTAATAAAGACGGTGGCACTGTGCCCTTTGCTGCAAAAAGAGGTCTGTTTGAGCTCAGAGGGGATCTCAGGAGCAAAACTGTCTGGCGTGAAACGGATGATGAAACGGTTGTGTTTAAACACCACTACATCTCCGGTGACTGGTTTGATACCTCGTTCACCCTTTCTATGGCCAATACCGATCAGTATGACAAGCGCCCTGAGAATGCTACGAAGTTTAAAGGGGCCAACATGGGTAACAAAAACTGGACGGATTATAAAACCTGGTTTGCGGAGTTAAAGAATGTTCAGACTTTCAACGTTATGAGAGTGCCGAACACTCTGACCTATGGTGTTCAGTTTCATAAAGAGGAGCGGGATGTCATGATGGTTAATCTGAGCAAGGAAGGCAGAGGAGAATACAATAACGGTTATTATCAGCCCTATTATATGCCGGGAGGTACCCAGACTTTCTGGTCAGCATTTATTCAGGACGAAATTGTTATTGATCGTCTTACTATTACTCCCTCCCTGCGTTATGACCATATAACCAATAAAGGGGTTCCGAATCTGGCTCCACAGTTTAATAACCCGGAAGCAGGTCATGACTACAGCAAAAAGAGTTATGCCGGTTTCTCCCCAAGGCTTGGGCTCTATTATCGTCTGAACCAGAATACGGCACTGTTTGGTGATATCAGTCACTCGTTCCGGGCACCGGTTGTTGATGAGCTGTATCATGTTCAGAGTCAGCGTGCTGGTGTATCGGCGGTGAGTCGGAGCCTGAAACCTGAAACCATCAACGCAATCCGTGTCGGCTTTCTGAAGTCCTTTGACGGGGTTGTTACATCAGACGACAATCTGCTGGTAAGAACAACACTCTTTCACCAGGAGGTGAAGGATAATATCCACAGCCGTCTGGGTGAATACACTAAGAGGGATTCCACTGGATCTAAACTGCCGAAGCAGGACTACTATCTGAATCATAAAGGTTATTACGTTCAGGGTATTGAAGCGGAACTGTTTTATGATGCGCCCAGAGTATTCGCCTCTCTGAATTTCTCCATTATGGACAGCGAGTATAAAGGGACGCCCCGGGATCCCAATGGTGTTGATGCTCCCGTCAACGAAGTGCCGCCACAGGAAGCCAATATGGTTCTGGGATATAAATGGCTTGAACAGGATGTGCGTCTGGGCTGGCGAGGCAAGTTTGTGAAAAACTCCGGTGATACGGTGATTGAGTTGGACCCGGATTATCATTTGTATGCTCTTTATGGTCGCAGCAAGGGCTATGCCGTTCACGGCCTGTTTATGGAGTGGGAGCCGAAGGCGAACCATCTGAACGGGCTGAAAGCTGTGGTATCGGTGGATAACCTGTTTAACAAAAGCTACGAGCCTTATCTGGCAGCACGGGTTCCTGGAATGGGACGCAATGTTAAGGCCACCGTTTCCTGGAAGTTCTAA